From the Quercus lobata isolate SW786 chromosome 6, ValleyOak3.0 Primary Assembly, whole genome shotgun sequence genome, one window contains:
- the LOC115950829 gene encoding uncharacterized protein LOC115950829, which translates to MAQQSERDIIRPITIMLDGPTSYHAWSQNMTVFLKGRKLWRYVTGSIPKPVPNPKSKVTDAEESSKTAATTDDYEERLEEWESIQSKILSWFINTSIPSIHNLLPRLETAEAAWKFLADRYNCTNDSSLEFHIESKLYQMRQETGQSISDFYSQTSTMWEQLSAADPPLVCSKDIELFVKYRDRRRFMHFMMGLREDFEPTRASLLSRSPTPSLDAAVKELISEENRRPTYHMTSSDHVLATPSPQPPIAAFTAPPRINSGRPTSQSSKGAHCKFCRAKGHDISVCRKLQKFMQDQNKASLPQAAAVCPSDPSVPTGPSLTSSLTTADIEAVVQQVLSRTSTALSVTSGSPDGSSTWDRP; encoded by the exons atggcTCAACAAAGTGAACGAGATATCATACGTCCTATCACCATCATGTTGGATGGTCCTACTAGCTATCATGCATGGTCTCAGAATATGACTGTCTTTCTCAAGGGTCGTAAACTGTGGCGATATGTGACTGGTTCAATTCCTAAGCCAGTACCAAACCCTAAGTCCAAAGTCACAGATGCTGAAGAGTCTTCCAAGACTGCTGCTACGACAGATGATTATGAAGAACGTCTAGAGGAATGGGAGAGTATTCAGAGTAAGATCTTGtcttggtttatcaatacctctattccctccattcataatcttcttcctcgtcttgaaactgctgaggctgcttggaaatttttggccgATCGCTATAACTGCACTAATGATTCAAGCTTGGAGTTTcacattgaatcaaaactttatcaaatgcgccaagagacaggtcagtctatttctgatttttattctcagacTTCTACTATGTGGGAACAACTCTCTGCTGCAGATCCTCCACTGGTGTGTTCTAAGGATATTGAGCTCTTTGTCAAATATCGAGATCGCCGTAGATTTATGCACTTCATGATGGGTTTACGTGAGGACTTTGAGCCTACTAGAGCTTCTCTGCTTAGCCGGTCCCCtactccttctcttgatgctgcaGTCAAGGAGCTCATTTCTGAGGAGAATCGTCGGCCTACTTATCACATGACATCATCTGATCATGTATTGGCTACACCCTCACCACAGCCTCCCATTGCTGCATTCACTGCTCCTCCGCGAATAAACTCTGGGCGACCCACCTCTCAGTCTTCCAAAGGTGCTCACTGCAAGTTTTGCCGTGCCAAAGGCCATGACATTTCTGTTTGTCGTAAGCTACAGAAATTTATGCAAGATCAAAATAAAGCCTCTCTTCCTCAGGCAGCTGCTGTGTGTCCTTCAGATCCATCGGTTCCTACAGGTCCATCTTTGACTTCCTCACTTACTACGGCTGATATTGAGGCAGTTGTTCAACAGGTTTTATCCCGCACTTCCACTGCTCTTTCTGTCACCTCAG GATCCCCGGACGGGTCAAGTACTTGGGACAGGCCGTAA
- the LOC115950204 gene encoding metal transporter Nramp1-like, giving the protein MALVRIEETPRWKKLLGYVGPGFLVSVAYLDPGNLETDLQAGADHKFELLWIVLVGLSFALIIQSRSANLGVATGKHLAEHCKAEYPTSVNYCLWILAEVAVIAADIPEEENPYIDVSLAYDFYSRRTAFALHILFKVPIWIGVLLAGLNTLLLLGLQRYGIRKLEGVIGLLVMVLGCCFFTVIIHAKPSAEEILTGMFVPKLNGPRATSDAIALLGALIMPHNLFLHSALVMSRKIPYTLDGIKSASKCFLIESELALFLAFLINVAVISVSGSVCSNPIISPENKAQCKNITLESAASLLKNALGNWSSKLYAISLLASGQSSTVTGTYAGQYIMQGFLDLKIEPWLRNLITRCIAITPSLVVCIIGGSQGASSLIIIASMVLSFELPFALVPLLKFTSSEAKMGPHKNSTTVSRVSWLLGCCLIGINLYYLSTTIIGRITSKQTSKAGSILTGVLAFPAMMLYISLLAYLTFKRERIVSKVLQLKDIELANSMLVPLLLKLKTVDHSNGNLRDENSSPATSNTKEHSGQAFTEPIPPPQSIIQILCTRAPN; this is encoded by the exons ATGGCTCTAGTTCGGATAGAAGAAACCCCTAGATGGAAGAAACTCTTGGGTTATGTCGGACCTGGTTTTCTCGTTTCTGTCGCCTATCTTGATCCCGGAAACT TGGAAACAGATCTACAAGCTGGTGCGGACCACAAATTCGAG TTGCTATGGATCGTACTTGTTGGGCTGAGCTTTGCTTTAATAATCCAGTCTCGTTCGGCAAATCTAGGAGTGGCTACAG GAAAGCATCTTGCTGAGCACTGCAAGGCAGAGTACCCAACTTCAGTGAATTACTGTCTGTGGATACTTGCGGAGGTTGCTGTGATAGCTGCGGATATCCCAGAAG AGGAAAATCCATACATAGATGTGTCACTGGCTTATGATTTTTACAGTCGTAGGACAGCATTTGCTCTCCACATTCTCTTCAAAGTACCCATATGGATTGGGGTCCTACTAGCTGGATTGAATACTCTTCTACTCCTTGGACTGCAACGATATGGT ATAAGGAAGCTGGAGGGTGTAATTGGCTTGCTAGTGATGGTACTAGGCTGTTGCTTCTTCACCGTGATAATACACGCTAAACCCAGTGCAGAGGAGATCTTGACTGGCATGTTTGTTCCCAAATTGAATGGGCCACGGGCCACCAGTGATGCCATTGCTCTTTTAGGCGCTCTCATCATGCC ACACAATCTTTTTCTCCACTCAGCACTGGTTATGTCGAGAAAAATCCCTTACACCTTAGATGGCATCAAG AGTGCAAGCAAGTGCTTTTTGATAGAAAGCGAGTTAGCATTGTTCCTAGCGTTCCTCATCAATGTGGCAGTCATATCTGTTAGTGGTAGCGTGTGTTCCAATCCAATTATATCTCCAGAAAACAAAGCTCAATGCAAGAATATCACTCTGGAGTCTGCAGCTTCCTTGCTTAAG AATGCCCTTGGAAATTGGAGTTCGAAACTTTATGCCATATCCTTGCTTGCTTCTGGTCAGAGTTCAACTGTCACCGGAACCTACGCTGGCCAGTACATTATGCAG GGTTTCTTAGATTTGAAGATAGAGCCCTGGTTGAGAAACTTAATAACAAGGTGCATAGCAATTACTCCAAGTTTAGTGGTATGCATTATCGGTGGATCTCAGGGAGCTTCAAGCCTTATCATTATTGCTTCT atGGTCTTATCATTTGAACTACCATTTGCATTGGTTCCTCTCCTAAAGTTCACCAGCAGCGAAGCAAAGATGGGTCCCCATAAGAACTCAACAACG GTAAGTCGTGTTTCATGGCTTTTGGGGTGTTGCTTAATTGGGATCAACCTATACTACTTAAGTACGACTATCATAGGAAGGATAACAAGTAAGCAGACCTCAAAAGCCGGATCAATCCTCACAGGTGTACTAGCTTTTCCAGCAATGATGCTTTACATCTCATTATTGGCATACTTGACatttaaaagag AAAGAATTGTATCCAAAGTATTACAATTAAAAGATATTGAATTAGCGAACTCAATGCTAGTACCACTGTTACTAAAACTCAAGACAGTCGATCATTCAAATGGTAATCTAAGGGATGAGAATTCCTCTCCTGCCACATCAAACACAAAGGAACACAGTGGACAAGCGTTTACAGAACCAATTCCTCCACCCCAATCAATAATTCAAATACTCTGCACTAGAGCACCCAATTAA